One Microbacterium marinum genomic window carries:
- a CDS encoding HNH endonuclease signature motif containing protein — protein MTHTAETPGSDAFLASLAGFVHEVESAGRQVAAAQVRELRVLAAAGRLAESQAAGSPGRVREHDMILRSIAAELGGVMRVADRTVQRRISDARAIVEDFPGALAAWESGAITRGHVLVIVETGSVVPPELRAEFEVAAIARCERDTPNRVRAELEILAQRMHPRSFTERHAEAASGRGVRVVPGRDGMSDLVATLPTAIVEGVHDRLTQMARAIIDTRGERADGDVIGTDTRSTDQVRADVFADLLLAGTPALDDTRDTTAGPLGAIRARVQVVIPALALAGADEACDLVGRSPIDPATARLLAGSTPTWERLVTDPITGTVLAVDSYRVPSAMRRYLQARDQHCRFPGCRTAAIRCEVDHTHDAVLGGATKTSNLAHLCQRHHSMKQFTAWRVRQLKGGVLEWTSPLGRIYREDAPTPAVAFTPAAPPRDIDTGTAPF, from the coding sequence ATGACCCACACGGCGGAGACTCCCGGATCGGACGCGTTCCTCGCGTCCTTGGCCGGGTTCGTGCATGAGGTCGAATCCGCCGGGCGACAGGTCGCGGCGGCGCAGGTCCGTGAACTTCGGGTTCTCGCTGCGGCGGGCCGGCTCGCGGAGAGCCAGGCGGCCGGGTCGCCGGGTCGGGTGCGGGAGCACGACATGATCCTCCGCTCGATCGCGGCGGAACTCGGCGGCGTGATGCGGGTCGCCGACCGGACCGTGCAACGCCGGATCAGCGATGCCCGCGCGATCGTCGAGGACTTCCCGGGCGCGTTGGCGGCGTGGGAGTCCGGTGCGATCACCCGCGGTCACGTCCTCGTGATCGTGGAGACCGGGTCGGTCGTTCCGCCGGAGCTGCGAGCCGAGTTTGAAGTCGCGGCGATCGCCCGGTGCGAGCGGGACACCCCGAACCGGGTGCGCGCCGAACTCGAGATCCTCGCCCAGCGGATGCACCCGCGATCGTTCACCGAACGGCACGCGGAGGCCGCGTCAGGGCGCGGTGTGCGGGTAGTGCCCGGGCGGGACGGGATGTCCGACCTGGTCGCGACGCTCCCGACGGCGATCGTCGAAGGGGTACACGACCGGCTCACCCAGATGGCGCGCGCGATCATCGACACCCGTGGTGAGCGGGCAGATGGCGACGTCATCGGCACCGACACCCGTTCCACCGACCAGGTCCGTGCCGATGTGTTCGCCGACCTCCTGCTCGCGGGCACGCCCGCGCTCGACGACACCCGCGACACGACCGCGGGTCCGCTCGGTGCGATCCGGGCACGAGTGCAGGTCGTCATCCCCGCCCTGGCGCTCGCGGGTGCGGACGAAGCGTGCGACCTCGTCGGGCGCTCCCCCATCGACCCCGCGACCGCACGGCTGCTCGCCGGGTCGACGCCGACCTGGGAACGACTCGTCACCGACCCGATCACGGGGACCGTGCTCGCCGTGGACTCGTATCGGGTGCCGTCGGCGATGCGCCGGTACCTGCAAGCTCGCGATCAGCACTGCCGATTCCCCGGATGCCGCACCGCGGCGATCCGCTGCGAAGTGGACCACACCCACGACGCGGTGCTCGGCGGCGCGACGAAGACATCGAACCTCGCCCATCTCTGCCAACGGCACCACTCGATGAAGCAGTTCACCGCCTGGAGGGTCCGACAACTCAAGGGTGGCGTCCTCGAATGGACCTCACCCCTCGGCAGGATCTACCGCGAAGACGCACCCACCCCGGCCGTCGCCTTCACCCCTGCCGCACCCCCGCGAGACATCGACACCGGCACCGCACCCTTCTGA
- a CDS encoding spermidine synthase → MARTRDSDDVPGVRLSDGRSARIIPGRFAGGWELVVETTPQSHVDLDDPSHLHFEYVARMGAVIDQLGLPGQPLTAVHLGAGAMTLPRYVEHTRPGSRQQVIELEQALVDLVREHLPLPRTGQLRVRIGDARDVAARLPAGLTGIVDLIVSDVFAGAQTPAHITTVEYYRILAGLLAPSGILLINIADGNGLAFARRQVATVRSVLEHVVALAEVRTLKSGRFGNIVIAASASPLPMEWLPRLMAAGPHPAKVAHGDELDTFARGARIVTDADAQPSPKPAASVFER, encoded by the coding sequence ATGGCCCGAACGCGCGACTCCGACGACGTCCCGGGCGTGCGACTCTCCGACGGCCGATCGGCGCGGATCATCCCCGGTCGCTTCGCCGGCGGGTGGGAACTCGTCGTCGAGACGACACCGCAGTCGCACGTCGACCTCGACGACCCGTCCCACCTGCACTTCGAATACGTCGCCCGAATGGGCGCGGTCATCGATCAGCTGGGGCTCCCCGGCCAGCCCCTCACGGCGGTGCACCTCGGCGCCGGCGCCATGACGCTCCCCCGCTACGTCGAGCACACCCGACCGGGCTCCCGCCAGCAGGTCATCGAACTCGAACAGGCGCTCGTCGACCTCGTCCGCGAACACCTCCCCCTCCCCCGCACAGGCCAGCTCCGCGTCCGCATCGGAGACGCCCGCGACGTCGCCGCCCGCCTCCCCGCCGGCCTCACCGGCATCGTCGACCTCATCGTCTCCGACGTCTTCGCCGGAGCCCAGACACCCGCCCACATCACGACCGTCGAGTACTACCGCATCCTCGCCGGGCTCCTCGCCCCGAGCGGCATTCTCCTCATCAACATCGCCGACGGCAACGGTCTCGCGTTCGCCCGCCGCCAGGTCGCCACCGTGCGCTCCGTCCTCGAGCACGTCGTCGCCCTCGCCGAGGTGCGCACGCTCAAGAGCGGACGATTCGGCAACATCGTCATCGCTGCCTCCGCCTCACCACTCCCGATGGAGTGGCTCCCCCGCCTCATGGCCGCCGGCCCCCACCCCGCCAAGGTCGCGCACGGCGACGAGCTCGACACCTTCGCGCGCGGCGCCCGCATCGTCACCGACGCCGACGCGCAGCCGTCGCCCAAGCCCGCGGCATCCGTCTTCGAACGCTGA
- a CDS encoding SprT-like domain-containing protein: protein MTDPTDVRREAEELLRTHLDASWSFAFDNAKRRAGACDYLRKRITLSRYLSARYDDETNRQTILHEIAHALAGPAAGHGADWKRIARSLGYTGGVTHRGETATELAPWVGVCPAGHIAYRHRRATRATSCAICAPTFDERHLISWRRREISAATRRAALAPR from the coding sequence ATGACCGACCCGACCGACGTCCGCCGCGAGGCGGAGGAGCTCCTGCGGACGCACCTCGACGCTTCGTGGTCGTTCGCCTTCGACAACGCCAAGCGCCGGGCCGGAGCCTGCGACTACCTGCGCAAGCGCATCACGCTGTCGCGATACCTCTCCGCCCGCTACGACGACGAGACGAACCGGCAGACGATCCTCCACGAGATCGCGCACGCCCTCGCCGGCCCCGCCGCCGGGCACGGCGCGGACTGGAAGCGCATCGCCCGCAGCCTCGGCTACACCGGAGGGGTGACGCACCGCGGCGAGACCGCCACCGAGTTGGCGCCCTGGGTCGGCGTCTGCCCCGCCGGCCACATCGCCTACCGCCACCGGCGCGCGACCCGAGCGACGTCGTGCGCGATCTGCGCGCCGACGTTCGACGAGCGTCATCTCATCAGCTGGCGTCGTCGCGAGATCAGCGCGGCGACACGGCGAGCGGCACTCGCTCCCCGCTGA
- a CDS encoding 2-phosphosulfolactate phosphatase yields MTDFTQSRYQLRFDWGVAGLRRLGPSDVVVVVDVLRFSSTVSARVAAGETVPHDESAHAVSLNGAAVASAAAEQGAVVMLGSLRNAAAVAAAVLVEQSARGARTSVNIVAAGELSGREPGAELRFAVEDQLGAGAVLAALEARGVDHSSPEAAAASEAFRGLRGAVRHLLTACGSGQELLAEGKRDEVIAAATIDADDAVPVLRDGVWSRA; encoded by the coding sequence ATGACCGACTTCACCCAGTCCCGGTACCAGCTGCGTTTCGACTGGGGCGTCGCGGGCCTGCGGCGACTCGGCCCTTCCGATGTCGTCGTCGTGGTGGATGTGCTGCGCTTCTCGTCGACGGTGTCCGCCCGCGTCGCCGCCGGCGAGACGGTGCCGCACGACGAGAGCGCGCACGCCGTGTCGCTGAACGGTGCCGCAGTCGCCTCCGCGGCGGCGGAGCAGGGCGCCGTGGTGATGCTCGGCTCCCTCCGCAACGCTGCGGCGGTCGCGGCGGCGGTGCTCGTCGAGCAGAGCGCGCGCGGGGCCCGAACGAGCGTCAACATCGTCGCCGCCGGCGAGCTGTCGGGGCGCGAGCCCGGCGCCGAGCTGCGGTTCGCGGTGGAGGATCAGCTCGGCGCCGGTGCGGTACTCGCGGCGCTCGAGGCGCGGGGCGTCGACCATTCGTCGCCGGAGGCAGCCGCGGCATCCGAGGCCTTCCGCGGACTGCGGGGAGCGGTGCGGCACCTGTTGACCGCCTGCGGTTCGGGTCAGGAGCTGCTCGCCGAGGGCAAGCGCGATGAGGTCATCGCGGCAGCGACGATCGACGCCGACGATGCGGTGCCGGTGCTGCGGGATGGCGTGTGGTCGCGCGCGTGA
- a CDS encoding beta-glucosidase produces the protein MPLDPAIESGDRSHTLAPVESVAQISTLLLDTDPTLDPALARTARQAAAEGVVLLRNDGTLPLEGHRVAVFGRVQIDWFAVGYGSGGDVKVPYIWNLLAGLRDAGIQVDGELADRYASWAATHRPTFTATWGQWPHHFPEMPISAGDVAAAALRADTAVVAIGRAAGEARESVLEPGSYYLTADERALLDAVTDAFAHTVVVLDAGNVMDLSWLADYDRRIGAVLYAWQGGMEGARAVAGVLAGELAPSGKLTDTIARRYTDYPSAPNFGHPDANEYVEDVFVGYRYFETFAPERVLFPFGYGLGYTTFAVTVVDQEKDAASLRLTVEVTNTGSRAGKEVVQVYAGGPDGALGKPARALVAFAKTALLQPGERERLELTVRRDHLASYDDGGATGHRSCWVLEPGEYPVFVGTDVRSAAQVAAFHVADLHVVRRLTEVAAPVVPFERLTLGREVDGSAVIAREPVPTATALRRDRITAGLPREITPTGDRGIGLDAVGSGAASLDEFIAQLSDDELALLARGDVTMHSPLGAPGNAGVLGGVSESLRAKGVPPITTTDGPSGLRLSAYASLLPSGTALASTWNTDLVRELAALHGEEMLRKGSDVLLSPGMNIHRDPLCGRNFEYFSEDPVVTGSIAAAVVGGVQSVGVSACPKHFAANNQETNRTRNDSRVSERALREIYLRGFEICIREAKPKTLMTSYNQINGVWAHYHHDLVTTVLRDEWGYEGVVITDWWMEDAVDPDFPALRDNAYRVRAQVDVLMPGGVKTEAGPQSYADDTILESLAADDGLTRGELQRTAGNVLRLALALKPVVAARTLEG, from the coding sequence ATGCCGCTCGACCCCGCCATCGAATCGGGCGACCGCTCGCACACCCTCGCCCCCGTCGAATCGGTCGCACAGATCTCGACCCTCCTCCTCGACACGGATCCGACCCTCGACCCTGCGCTCGCGCGGACCGCGCGTCAGGCCGCCGCCGAGGGTGTCGTACTCCTCCGCAACGACGGCACGCTGCCGCTCGAGGGCCACCGGGTAGCCGTCTTCGGCCGTGTGCAGATCGACTGGTTCGCCGTCGGGTACGGCTCGGGTGGAGACGTGAAGGTCCCCTACATCTGGAACCTGCTCGCGGGCCTGCGCGACGCCGGCATCCAGGTCGACGGCGAACTCGCCGACCGGTACGCGTCGTGGGCGGCGACCCACCGGCCCACCTTCACCGCAACGTGGGGCCAGTGGCCGCACCACTTCCCCGAAATGCCGATCTCCGCAGGCGACGTCGCGGCGGCGGCCCTGCGCGCCGACACCGCCGTCGTCGCGATCGGTCGCGCGGCCGGAGAGGCGCGGGAGAGCGTGCTGGAACCCGGCAGCTACTACCTGACCGCCGACGAGCGTGCCCTGCTGGATGCCGTCACCGACGCATTCGCGCACACCGTCGTCGTGCTCGACGCCGGCAACGTCATGGACCTGTCGTGGCTGGCCGACTACGACCGGCGCATCGGCGCCGTGCTGTACGCGTGGCAGGGCGGGATGGAGGGCGCCCGCGCCGTGGCCGGTGTCCTCGCCGGAGAGCTCGCGCCCAGCGGGAAGCTGACCGACACGATCGCGCGGCGCTACACCGACTATCCGAGTGCGCCGAACTTCGGGCACCCGGACGCGAACGAGTACGTCGAGGACGTCTTCGTCGGATACCGCTACTTCGAGACGTTCGCCCCGGAGCGCGTCCTCTTCCCCTTCGGCTACGGCCTCGGTTACACGACCTTCGCCGTGACGGTGGTCGATCAGGAGAAGGATGCCGCGTCGCTCCGGCTGACGGTCGAGGTGACGAACACCGGGTCGCGGGCGGGCAAGGAAGTCGTCCAGGTCTACGCGGGTGGCCCCGACGGCGCGCTCGGCAAGCCGGCACGCGCGCTCGTTGCCTTCGCCAAGACGGCGCTCCTTCAGCCGGGCGAGCGTGAGCGGCTCGAGCTGACGGTCCGTCGCGACCACCTCGCCTCCTACGACGACGGCGGCGCGACCGGGCATCGCAGCTGCTGGGTGCTCGAGCCGGGTGAGTACCCGGTGTTCGTCGGCACCGACGTCCGCTCGGCGGCGCAGGTGGCGGCCTTCCACGTCGCGGATTTGCACGTCGTCCGGCGGCTGACAGAGGTCGCCGCGCCGGTCGTCCCCTTCGAACGTCTCACGCTCGGCCGTGAGGTCGACGGCTCGGCGGTGATCGCGCGTGAGCCGGTACCCACCGCGACCGCGTTGCGCCGTGATCGCATCACGGCAGGTCTCCCGCGGGAGATCACTCCGACCGGCGACCGGGGGATCGGGCTCGACGCGGTCGGGTCGGGCGCGGCATCCCTCGACGAGTTCATCGCCCAGCTGAGTGACGACGAGCTCGCGCTGCTCGCGCGCGGGGACGTGACGATGCACAGTCCGCTCGGCGCTCCGGGCAATGCGGGAGTGCTCGGCGGGGTGTCGGAGTCGCTGCGCGCCAAGGGTGTGCCGCCGATCACCACGACGGACGGACCGAGCGGGCTTCGGCTGTCGGCGTACGCATCGCTCCTGCCCTCGGGCACCGCGCTCGCCTCGACCTGGAACACCGATCTCGTGCGCGAGCTGGCGGCGCTGCACGGCGAGGAGATGCTCCGGAAGGGGTCGGACGTGCTCCTGAGCCCGGGGATGAACATCCACCGCGATCCGCTGTGCGGCCGCAACTTCGAGTACTTCAGCGAAGACCCGGTGGTCACCGGCTCGATCGCCGCGGCCGTCGTGGGCGGCGTGCAGTCGGTCGGGGTGTCGGCCTGCCCCAAGCACTTCGCCGCGAACAACCAGGAGACCAACCGCACCCGCAACGACTCGCGGGTGTCGGAGCGCGCCCTCCGGGAGATCTACCTGCGCGGTTTCGAGATCTGCATCCGCGAGGCGAAGCCGAAGACGCTGATGACCTCGTACAACCAGATCAACGGGGTCTGGGCGCACTACCACCACGACCTCGTCACGACCGTCCTGCGCGACGAGTGGGGCTACGAGGGCGTCGTCATCACCGACTGGTGGATGGAGGATGCCGTCGACCCCGACTTCCCGGCGCTTCGCGACAACGCGTACCGGGTGCGGGCGCAGGTGGACGTGCTCATGCCCGGAGGCGTGAAGACCGAGGCGGGACCCCAGTCGTACGCCGACGACACGATCCTGGAATCGCTGGCTGCGGACGACGGGCTCACGCGTGGTGAGCTGCAGCGGACCGCCGGAAACGTCCTGCGGCTGGCGCTCGCGCTGAAGCCGGTCGTCGCCGCTCGTACCCTGGAGGGATGA